A genome region from Drosophila simulans strain w501 chromosome 2R, Prin_Dsim_3.1, whole genome shotgun sequence includes the following:
- the LOC27206772 gene encoding trichohyalin: protein MIFLQFWWALMVFSSPGSAQQISVEEEKHPVEGSDKLLSFSRAVELVRPELQELKASYSGRQEQDALKQRDRRNSIDNMLASYAQGDVGKSKDESDDEERMLQEAADAWFRDIQASMEKSNPYKKRSGDKQQRSIAKNIIDQHAKALERTEVGKVKLKYKQSGDDTIVRKFQVTKYPELTHNTGMTHLDVKLKHVQQMLTDQESLEARQMEKKNEEPKKVEESKWVDKLPEFGDNPVPDGIYESTLNRLAFPYASSHKLAHEANYKLSKIEQEASEKGPSKHSKPGRISEGFVKQLKRSSCSGFNPMNEIKLKTSSRLMLKGLGPSLPSNALLDIHRNQMVDSMIRRRELEVQQQKHQQQQQQLESNEDNDDVDQRMGINNLMAQSENLEYLQPVNTGMDGNRMMEMPQSYDYRVHQYDRFHPLNQRQMSNVGDYERSNRMPLDLDRFKREPHSESSFLEAPNESQEPVLKSEDENISDRKMAMKISELDIKDNKALHSTGDGESKEKDTHEEVKLEGLHEELKLDEESLVKPESKIDSEVSSIDGKFEDRSEIEVENKPLGPVKREAKVELTNPMGSKLKDDGSTLEAKSSAESPLKGDVPLNLARKNELNVSTGADLSSISEKQNSLKKRKSSEADDGSDKHDSNPDCDTECKSEDAEKSETDAEKDDSIVKVNIKLKLQEPAEEKSECEEISKVVAKGAAASPPRVNPDAVVKLLANELSMDKDRGKRQTRHRRYRRQNRRSKRSLEDNEQEQQQHESDDKQHAVSKRLVPLLDDFEDHNGNRAGFGNLGNGMLTPDAEYSGERSYPSHEMLAHLDELETAHDGDSMASIYDPTKVVVPMVNQRPNGGFQGQQPVQIQFSQQQPQQQMQQQQMQQQPLQQPQQQQQQQQQQQQQQQQQQQQVQQPQQNDLNRQRHQSSNFQASFNLSHLFNELEKLQNMKTPQPQQQQQQKVQQQLMPQQQPMPQQFQLPQQQMPVQRNIQQLPEKPISPPIKSFGAHRYFGPFFNKQIKHDPYMAAIGTATTLDPRCVAITATGPPPVGNITSAFTLPANCTTTTVPNSPVSSTPAPCTNQSSQTDIACRAPDAMKLNVSINANLCGDPKTKQFYGNGSISLLPGYNALHSELNLGYQNDPHHGNAALLENDLDDLKAKDERRIRDVGEESRDEWEPKTGNEKPRKQEGQIRRPSIKWNRKHKNRQKAAKAKLKERPNDASKEATQGGTKDASNVATNEGQKSSGKCHRPRIEIPDSRSESYDKLITGKISEDIVSAVFEAVENDPGMDRLLAVLERNRKCAQTQSKNFYQIRNDKTESYLRHTETMLRDTMEAISGIIDEQVRRRACIPLRPDLQDFYDLILKTSNEQQKCREKRQSTLQILAEDFSQDVRLLDPTKISQKSRIVKKLLRQYEDLPMEDQQAAVRVRDELLLDLVYLQKMAESAERNQRNARLQEVLKQTSLDEVLEKSLTTEYSPRFIKLLKTAELYKEAGEQQAKAFVGL from the exons ATGATTTTCCTACAATTCTGGTGGGCGCTGATGGTGTTCAGTAGTCCTGGCTCCGCCCAGCAGATCTCTGTCGAGGAGGAGAAGCACCCGGTGGAGGGCAGCGATAAGTTGCTCAGCTTCAGCCGGGCAGTGGAGCTGGTACGTCCCGAGTTGCAGGAGCTTAAGGCTTCCTACAGCGGTCGCCAGGAGCAGGATGCTCTCAAGCAGCGGGATCGGCGCAATTCAATCGACAATATGCTGGCCAGTTATGCCCAAGGGGATGTCGGGAAATCGAAGGATGAATCTGATGATGAAGAGCGAATGCTGCAGGAGGCGGCGGACGCTTGGTTCCGTGACATTCAGGCCAGCATGGAGAAGAGCAATCCCTATAAGAAGCGATCTGGTGACAAGCAGCAGCGATCCATAGCCAAGAATATTATCGACCAGCATGCCAAGGCACTGGAGCGCACCGAGGTGGGGAAGGTTAAGCTGAAGTACAAGCAATCGGGCGATGACACCATCGTTCGCAAGTTCCAGGTGACTAAGTACCCTGAGCTTACGCATAACACTGGGATGACCCACCTAGACGTCAAGCTGAAGCACGTGCAGCAGATGCTGACCGACCAGGAGAGTCTGGAGGCCAGGCAGATGGAGAAGAAGAATGAGGAGCCGAAAAAGGTGGAAGAATCGAAATGGGTGGACAAGTTGCCCGAGTTCGGTGATAACCCCGTTCCGGATGGCATCTACGAGAGTACACTCAATCGCCTGGCCTTCCCCTATGCTTCGTCGCACAAGCTGGCCCACGAGGCCAACTACAAGCTCTCCAAGATCGAGCAGGAGGCGTCCGAGAAGGGCCCCAGCAAGCATTCCAAACCTGGCCGGATCAGCGAAGGTTTTGTGAAGCAGCTCAAGCGGAGCTCGTGCAGTGGCTTCAATCCCATGAATGAGATCAAACTAAAGACCAGCAGTCGACTTATGCTCAAGGGCCTAGGTCCATCGCTTCCAAGTAACGCACTGCTGGACATCCATCGCAACCAAATGGTGGACAGCATGATCCGACGGAGGGAGCTGGAGGTACAACAGCagaagcaccagcagcagcagcagcaactggaaTCTAATGAGGATAACGACGATGTGGATCAGCGAATGGGAATTAATAACTTGATGGCACAGAGTGAGAACTTGGAGTACCTACAGCCCGTCAATACCGGCATGGACGGGAATCGAATGATGGAGATGCCACAGAGCTACGACTACCGGGTGCACCAGTACGATCGATTTCATCCTCTGAACCAAAGGCAAATGTCTAATGTGGGGGACTACGAGAGGAGTAATCGCATGCCGCTCGACCTGGATCGTTTCAAGAGGGAACCGCATTCGGAGTCCTCTTTTCTGGAAGCCCCTAATGAATCACAGGAACCGGTCCTTAAGTCTGAGGATGAAAATATATCCGATCGTAAGATGGCCATGAAAATTTCAGAATTGGACATTAAGGATAACAAAGCCTTACATTCAACCGGCGATGGGGAATCCAAAGAAAAGGACACACATGAAGAGGTTAAATTAGAGGGCCTACATGAGGAGCTTAAGTTGGATGAGGAATCTTTAGTCAAGCCCGAAAGTAAAATTGATTCTGAGGTATCGTCCATCGATGGAAAATTTGAGGATAGGTCAGAGATCGAAGTGGAAAACAAGCCATTGGGTCCGGTAAAACGTGAAGCCAAGGTAGAGCTAACCAACCCAATGGGCAGTAAGCTTAAAGATGATGGATCCACTTTGGAAGCTAAATCAAGTGCAGAGTCGCCTTTAAAAGGAGATGTACCACtgaatttggccagaaaaaacGAACTCAATGTAAGTACTGGTGCAGATTTGTCCTCCATCTCCGAAAAGCAAAACAGTTTGAAGAAACGTAAAAGTTCTGAAGCGGATGATGGTTCCGATAAGCATGACAGTAATCCCGATTGTGACACGGAGTGCAAGTCGGAGGATGCGGAAAAGTCGGAAACGGATGCCGAGAAGGACGACAGCATTGTCAAAGTCAACATCAAGCTAAAGCTTCAGGAACCAGCAGAGGAGAAATCAGAATGCGAGGAAATCAGTAAAGTGGTGGCCAAAGGGGCTGCTGCATCGCCTCCGAGAGTGAATCCCGATGCTGTGGTGAAACTGTTGGCCAATGAATTGTCCATGGACAAGGACCGTGGAAAGCGGCAAACAAGGCATCGAAGATATCGTAGACAGAACAGAAGATCCAAGCGATCGCTGGAGGATAacgagcaggagcaacagcaacacgaaTCAGATGATAAGCAACATGCAGTGTCCAAACGTTTGGTTCCTCTGCTGGATGACTTCGAAGACCACAATGGCAATCGTGCTGGTTTCGGGAATCTGGGTAATGGTATGCTTACACCGGATGCAGAGTATTCGGGTGAAAGGTCATATCCAAGCCATGAAATGCTGGCTCACTTGGATGAACTGGAAACTGCTCATGACGGCGATTCCATGGCATCGATCTACGATCCCACTAAGGTCGTGGTACCCATGGTGAATCAGCGACCCAATGGCGGCTTTCAGGGGCAGCAGCCTGTGCAGATTCAATTttcacagcagcagccgcagcagcagatgcagcaacagcaaatgcagcagcaaccactgcagcagccacaacagcagcaacaacagcaacagcagcaacaacagcaacagcagcaacaacagcagcaagtgcaACAGCCGCAACAAAACGATCTAAATCGTCAGCGTCATCAATCAAGTAATTTCCAGGCCAGTTTTAATCTAAGCCATTTGTTCAATGAGTTGGAAAAGTTGCAAAATATGAAGACAccacagccacaacaacaacagcagcagaaggtgCAACAGCAATTAATGCCACAACAGCAACCGATGCCGCAACAATTCCAGTTGCCGCAACAGCAAATGCCGGTGCAACGAAATATCCAACAATTGCCCGAAAAGCCCATTTCGCCACCTATTAAATCCTTTGGAGCACATCGCTACTTTGGGCCCTTCTTTAACAAGCAAATCAAGCACGACCCTTACATGGCGGCGATAGGAACTGCGACTACTTTGGATCCCAGATGTGTTGCCATTACGGCTACGGGCCCTCCTCCAGTTGGAAATATAACTAGCGCGTTTACTTTGCCTGCGAATTGCACAACTACTACGGTTCCCAATAGTCCAGTGTCATCCACACCAGCCCCATGTACCAATCAATCGAGTCAAACGGATATTGCTTGCCGTGCTCCGGATGCGATGAAACTCAACGTTTCCATAAATGCGAATTTGTGCGGGGATCCTAAAACCAAACAGTTCTATGGCAATGGCTCCATAAGTCTGTTGCCCGGTTATAATGCGTTGCATTCTGAATTGAACCTTGGCTATCAGAATGATCCACATCATGGAAATGCTGCACTATTGGAGAACGATCTAGATGATCTGAAGGCCAAGGACGAAAGGCGTATACGCGATGTGGGCGAAGAGTCCAGAGATGAGTGGGAGCCAAAAACTGGAAATGAGAAGCCCAGAAAGCAGGAGGGTCAGATAAGAAGGCCAAGTATTAAGTGGAACCGAAAGCATAAGAATCGCCAAAAAGCTGCGAAGGCAAAGTTAAAAGAGCGTCCTAATGATGCCTCCAAAGAAGCCACACAAGGAGGCACAAAAGATGCATCAAATGTGGCAACAAATGAAGGGCAAAAATCGTCAGGAAAGTG CCACCGACCTCGGATAGAAATACCGGATTCCCGATCGGAAAGTTACGATAAGCTAATCACGGGCAAAATCTCCGAGGACATAGTTTCTGCTGTCTTCGAGGCAGTGGAAAATGATCCCGGCATGGACCGCTTACTGGCGGTTCTGGAGAGGAATCGCAAGTGCGCACAGACGCAGTCCAAGAACTTCTATCAAATCCGCAACGACAAGACCGAGAGTTATCTACGTCACACGGAGACCATGTTGCGGGACACAATGGAGGCGATTAGCGGCATAATTGATGAACAGGTGCGACGAAGAGCATGCATTCCTTTGCGCCCGGATCTCCAGGACTTCTATGACCTAATTCTCAAGACATCTAACGAGCAGCAAAAGTGTCGCGAGAAGCGACAGAGCACACTTCAAATCCTTGCCGAGGATTTCAGCCAGGATGTGCGATTGCTCGATCCGACTAAGATCAGCCAAAAGTCGAGGATCGTCAAGAAGTTACTGCGGCAGTACGAGGATCTCCCGATGGAGGATCAACAGGCGGCGGTTCGAGTGCGCGATGAGTTGCTCCTGGATCTGGTTTATCTCCAGAAGATGGCCGAATCCGCAGAGCGCAATCAACGTAACGCCCGTTTGCAGGAGGTGCTCAAACAGACCAGCCTGGACGAGGTCCTGGAGAAGAGCCTAACCACCGAGTACTCACCGCGCTTTATAAAACTGTTAAAGACGGCGGAGCTTTATAAGGAGGCGGGCGAGCAGCAGGCCAAGGCATTTGTGGGTCTTTAG
- the LOC6734310 gene encoding attacin-C, whose product MSKIVLLIVVIIGVLVSLAVALPQRPYTQPLIYYPPPPTPPRIYRARRQVLGGSLTSNPSGGADARLDLSKAIGTPDHHVIGQVFAAGNTQTKPVSTPVTSGATLGYNNHGHGLELTKTHTPGVRDSFQQTATANLFNNGVHNLDAKAFASQNQLANGFKFDRNGAGLDYSHINGHGATLTHANIPGLGKQLELGGRANLWQSQDRNTRLDLGSTASKWTSGPFKGQTDLGANLGLSHYFG is encoded by the exons ATGAGCAAAATTGTTCTCCTGATCGTGGTCATCATTGGCGTACTTGTCTCCCTTGCGGTGGCCCTGCCCCAGCGTCCGTATACCCAGCCACTGATCTACTATCCTCCACCACCAACGCCACCCAGAATCTACAGAGCACGTCGCCAGGTGTTGGGTGGATCGCTCACATCCAATCCGAGTGGCGGCGCCGATGCCCGATTGGATCTAAGCAAGGCCATTGGAACGCCCGATCACCATGTCATTGGACAAGTGTTCGCAGCGGGCAACACGCAGACTAAACCGGTATCCACTCCGGTAACCAGCGGCGCCACCCTGGGCTACAACAA TCATGGACACGGCCTGGAACTGACCAAAACCCATACGCCCGGTGTGCGGGACAGCTTCCAGCAGACGGCCACCGCCAATTTGTTCAACAACGGAGTCCACAATCTGGATGCCAAGGCATTTGCCTCGCAGAACCAGCTGGCCAATGGCTTCAAGTTCGATAGGAATGGAGCTGGCCTGGACTACTCTCACATCAATGGACATGGAGCCACCCTGACGCACGCCAATATCCCCGGACTGGGTAAGCAATTGGAGCTGGGTGGACGTGCCAATCTGTGGCAGTCGCAGGATCGCAACACAAGGCTCGATCTGGGCAGCACGGCATCCAAGTGGACAAGTGGACCCTTCAAGGGCCAGACCGATCTGGGCGCCAATCTGGGACTCTCCCACTACTttggctaa
- the LOC6734309 gene encoding uncharacterized protein LOC6734309 yields MQVPLLHRSTQMVLLKKQIRRKAKELRLRKRDAHRRLQVMRRIRDHLLHRMRNSIDHRQRDAEQKKREQTRRAVGGMLSMYKHWLLSWSKALRLQSQLIRHQEHVKVGLRRKLRHLRRQLKKVRNPQNLVDKCFDRLFKAVRKWQKRPDYYEHVKDQDKIWEAEAQEVRNYLSEVRGRRPRKLRRGRAKKDIEIENFAKFWKTEVLHTNALLNKQMAMAGRKQGDLQIDTSHYKTRKSKKKGKERYFTLDELVIRKKMKRIRKGIRKPKKQDPLKPSLEELKMLIRELISFNWKKKVIKIPKLKRKTNKSPKFDFGKIPSISDVSNIIQKVRIKKNLKSGRGSRSVPDPKIIKSKVTKPKLRKRKMHYVDRVIKDELNALLETKAKKRGYNRGKTNEAETLQQRKEKKELEKQENILETLYNDIPLYMRRDIERRNRKKLRDKLQASSSSSSIASEEIFITSEKVPTKSDKYKKLSSTSSGYVNKDRHALSAERSGSHVLFKRDSVASLSESLNKLVLAGNRNRKFTRKSIRLPLIIPKKIRVAPPKGQEESHYQSLKKDIMYLHSNSHHMGRTTASESALHRGNQSNRYPPRRASDTQLGIYPSKSQSQVFGHLYSKSPSSNKFIYDPLPDDIEKLLAPVRDRQDKTENAPKTNVKDFDTERFHLKDLRSDAKFKHVQFLLKDVIERNEVIDYIADVNGLMQEVANHEMWSKLQSLYNELKESGLTLAQIKESLAKKYLEYLNEIVIERNYARIEPPRDKRLNVLNTESVNAKQKKEVEKFMDRNWWSRKRMSTRVIPFGMRGVRTSKSDPPHSSRQSQEIKMDGGLYNKLLEQELNAEQLEREERRRTRFSSTPGSAISFANSLDLSNEEQEMRDFEWRYSLHNIRSMMNQHQLMFQALDRKSRVEQMVHKKIKGEIEELYTSAQFKRPKKHSTRFTARKRSKNLRPIEELYYSPRKTCRLQKISCSAECLACVGQVEKIGDSMVLDKCPRCGVKVPVPAPTTSFSMSSSSSCEILSSGSIEACAKNKLLINTLEDLCARCGYVHKKGHLCSRLPMNERKTKLLKRIKDSVPTAPECPSFCCPRGILKNTRSFDP; encoded by the exons ATGCAAGTGCCACTGCTCCACCGGAGCACCCAGATGGTGCTGCTGAAGAAGCAGATCCGGCGGAAGGCGAAGGAGTTGCGTCTGCGAAAGCGTGACGCCCACCGCCGCCTTCAGGTGATGCGAAGGATCCGTGACCATCTGCTCCACAGGATGCGGAACTCCATAGATCACCGGCAGCGGGATGCGGAGCAGAAGAAGAGGGAGCAGACACGGAGGGCGGTGGGCGGTATGCTTTCCATGTACAAGCACTGGCTGCTCAGCTGGTCAAAGGCTTTGAGGCTACAAAGTCAGCTAATTCGCCACCAGGAGCATGTGAAAGTTGGACTGCGTCGCAAACTTCGACACTTGAGGAGGCAGCTAAAGAAAGTCCGGAATCCACAGAACTTGGTAGACAAGTGCTTCGATCGACTGTTCAAGGCGGTTAGGAAGTGGCAAAAGAGACCGGATTACTACGAACATGTCAAGGATCAGGACAAGATCTGGGAGGCAGAGGCACAGGAGGTTCGAAACTATTTATCGGAGGTTCGGGGAAGGCGACCCCGAAAGCTAAGACGTGGTAGGGCTAAAAAGGATATCGAAATCGAGAACTTTGCTAAATTTTGGAAAACTGAAGTGTTACACACAAACGCTTTGCTCAATAAACAAATGGCCATGGCAGGAAGAAAACAAGGAGACTTGCAGATAGATACATCACATTATAAAACTAggaaatcaaagaaaaagggaaaagaaaGATATTTCACCTTAGATGAACTGGTTATtcggaaaaaaatgaaaagaattAGGAAGGGCATTCGAAAGCCAAAGAAACAAGATCCATTAAAGCCATCTTTAGAGGAATTGAAAATGTTGATAAGGGAACTAATAAGCTTCAATTGGAAAAAGAAAGTTATTAAAATCccgaaattaaaaagaaaaactaacaaaagccccaaatttgattttggcaAAATCCCAAGCATCTCCGATGTTTCTAACATAATCCAAAAAgtacgaattaaaaaaaatttgaaaagcGGCCGAGGTTCCAGAAGTGTTCCAGATCCGAAAATCATTAAATCTAAGGTAACAAAGCCTAAACTTCGAAAGCGTAAAATGCACTATGTGGATAGGGTAATTAAAGACGaattaaatgcacttttaGAGACAAAGGCAAAGAAAAGGGGCTATAATCGTGGAAAAACTAACGAAGCGGAAACTTTACAACagagaaaggaaaaaaaagagttggaaaagcaagaaaatatACTCGAAACATTATATAATGATATACCCCTATATATGAGGCGTGATATCGAGCGAAGAAATAGGAAAAAGCTGCGTGACAAACTTCAAGCTTCTAGTTCGAGTAGTTCGATTGCGTCCGAAGAGATTTTCATCACATCCGAAAAAGTGCCCACTAAGTCGGATAAGTACAAAAAGCTTTCTAGTACGAGCAGCGGATACGTAAACAAGGATCGACACGCATTATCTGCCGAGAGGAGTGGCTCTCATGTGTTGTTCAAAAGGGATAGCGTTGCGTCCCTCAGTGAATCACTGAACAAGTTAGTTTTGGCCGGCAATCGAAACCGAAAATTTACCCGTAAATCTATTCGCCTGCCACTCATAATACCCAAGAAGATCCGTGTTGCTCCTCCAAAAGGTCAAGAGGAAAGTCACTACCAGTCTTTGAAGAAGGATATCATGTACCTTCATAGCAACAGCCACCATATGGGTAGGACTACAGCCAGCGAATCAGCTCTGCACAGAGGAAACCAATCGAACAGGTATCCTCCAAGAAGGGCTTCCGATACCCAACTTGGTATTTATCCAAGTAAATCCCAAAGCCAAGTTTTTGGTCACCTATATTCGAAATCGCCCTCCAGCAATAAGTTTATATATGATCCGCTGCCAGATGATATTGAGAAACTCCTTGCACCTGTGCGAGATCGCCAAGACAAAACGGAAAATGCCCCGAAAACCAACGTCAAAGATTTCGATACTGAAAGGTTTCATTTGAAAGATCTACGCTCAGATGCAAAATTCAAACACGTGCAGTTCCTCCTTAAGGACGTCATAGAAAGAAACGAAGTTATCGATTATATTGCCGATGTCAATGGACTTATGCAGGAAGTAGCCAACCATGAAATGTGGTCCAAGCTTCAGAGTCTCTACAACGAACTAAAAGAATCGGGACTTACTTTAGCGCAAATTAAGGAAagtctggccaaaaagtaCTTGGAGTATCTTAACGAAATAGTGATCGAGAGGAACTATGCACGAATAGAACCGCCGCGGGACAAGAGGCTTAATGTTTTGAACACCGAATCTGTGAATGCTAAACAGAAGAAAGAGGTGGAAAAGTTTATGGATCGGAACTGGTGGTCTAGGAAGCGGATGAGCACACGCGTTATTCCCTTTGGCATGCGGGGAGTCAGGACGAGCAAAAGTGACCCACCTCACAGCTCAAGACAGTCGCAGGAAATCAAGATGGACGGCGGACTGTACAATAAACTCCTCGAGCAGGAGCTCAATGCAGAGCAATTGGAGCGCGAGGAGCGCAGGAGAACACGTTTTAGCAGCACCCCTGGATCAGCTATAAGCTTCGCCAACAGCTTGGATCTGTCCAACGAGGAGCAGGAAATGCGGGACTTCGAGTGGCGCTACTCGCTACACAACATCAGGAGCATGATGAACCAGCACCAGCTGATGTTCCAG GCTTTGGATCGCAAATCGCGAGTGGAGCAGATGGTGCACAAGAAGATCAAGGGAGAGATCGAAGAATTGTATACCTCCGCACAATTTAAGCGTCCTAAAAAGCATTCTACCCGTTTTACGGCGAGGAAGAGGAGCAAAAACCTTAGGCCCATTGAGGAACTTTACTACTCACCCCGGAAAACTTGTCGCCTGCAGAAGATCTCCTGTTCCGCAGAGTGTTTGGCATGCGTGGGCCAAGTTGAGAAAATCGGAGATTCGATGGTCCTGGACAAGTGTCCTCGGTGTGGAGTAAAGGTGCCTGTGCCCGCGCCCACTACCTCGTTCTCCATGTCGTCCTCATCCAGCTGCGAGATCTTGTCCAGCGGATCCATAGAGGCCTGTGCCAAGAACAAACTGCTAATCAACACGCTCGAGGACCTTTGCGCACGCTGTGGCTATGTCCATAAGAAGGGGCATCTTTGCTCACGGTTACCCATGAATGAGCGGAAGACCAAGCTGCTAAAGCGGATTAAGGACAGCGTACCTACTGCCCCCGAGTGCCCGTCATTCTGCTGCCCACGAGGGATTCTTAAGAACACCAGAAGTTTTGATCCTTAG
- the LOC6734308 gene encoding gamma-butyrobetaine dioxygenase, with product MFQADRRDLSSQPPKLAPPKEQDQSRLVQVPDPDHRDMQFPDIWLRDNCRCEECYLPQTLSRLPQLWNHLDTSVRVLRQSVDVDQKVLCIEWSDGHVSQYPFSWLRERDFSSANRQRYLRDFYRPEQKLWSGLDFEQIRQVFYYQELIDCDSALQQWLQHLAVYGVALVKEAPLDMDVLRRLSNRVGFMRRTTYGEEFSVRAQPGASNYAYLAAPLPLHTDMPYFEYLPGVTMLHTLEQSASPGGVNLLADAFYVAEVMRERYPEQFRALCQTPVDWADIGSDGDLQFHNIWKAPVINLDAEGRCVRINHSIPQRDSHFSVPVEQVRPWYEAMATFVGLAHEHSCRFKTTPGDVLTFDNLRLVHGRTGYDDTDRNVRHILGAFVDWDIVYSRLRVLRNASATSSPPDAP from the exons ATGTTCCAAGCTGACCGCCGAGATTTGTCCAGCCAACCGCCCAAGTTGGCTCCGCCAAAGGAGCAGGATCAGTCGCGCCTGGTTCAAGTTCCGGATCCTGATCACCGGGACATGCAGTTCCCAGACATCTGGCTGCGTGATAATTGCCGCTGCGAGGAGTGCTATCTGCCACAGACACTGAGTAGGTTGCCCCAGCTGTGGAACCATCTGGACACAAGTGTGCGGGTCCTGCGGCAGAGCGTGGACGTGGACCAGAAGGTCCTGTGTATAGAGTGGTCCGATGGACATGTCTCCCAGTATCCGTTCAGTTGGCTGAGGGAGCGGGACTTCTCATCCGCGAACCGCCAGCGTTACCTGCGTGACTTTTACCGCCCGGAGCAAAAGTTGTGGAGCGGTCTGGACTTTGAGCAAATCCGTCAGGTGTTTTACTACCAAGAACTGATCGATTGCGACTCGGCGTTGCAGCAATGGCTCCAACACCTGGCAGTTTACGGAGTGGCCTTGGTCAAGGAAGCACCCCTGGATATGGACGTCCTTCGGAGATTGTCCAACCGGGTGGGCTTCATGAGACGCACCACCTATGGAGAGGAATTCAGTGTTCGGGCTCAGCCTGGAGCCAGCAACTACGCCTACTTGGCCGCACCACTACCGCTCCACACGGATATGCCCTACTTTGAGTACCTGCCCGGAGTGACCATGCTGCACACCCTGGAACAGTCCGCTTCGCCCGGTGGAGTCAATCTGCTGGCCGATGCCTTCTATGTGGCGGAGGTAATGCGGGAACGCTATCCAGAGCAGTTCCGGGCTCTCTGCCAGACTCCCGTGGACTGGGCGGACATCGGAAGCGACGGCGATCTGCAGTTCCACAATATCTGGAAGGCACCGGTCATCAA CTTGGACGCGGAGGGCCGGTGTGTGCGCATCAACCACAGCATTCCGCAACGCGACAGCCACTTCAGCGTGCCGGTGGAGCAGGTGCGTCCGTGGTACGAGGCGATGGCCACCTTTGTGGGCCTGGCCCACGAGCACTCCTGCAGATTCAAGACCACGCCCGGCGACGTGCTCACGTTCGACAATTTGCGCCTGGTCCACGGACGTACCGGGTACGACGATACGGACCGAAATGTGCGCCACATCCTGGGCGCCTTCGTCGACTGGGACATTGTGTACTCGCGCCTGAGGGTCCTGCGGAATGCCAGTGCCACCTCCAGCCCACCTGATGCTCCTTAG